The following is a genomic window from Pedobacter sp. KBS0701.
ACACTGCAAACTAGCAGTATCAATAATAATTGTTTCATCTGTGTTTTGTTTTTATCTCTGACAGCATGGCCACCAGAGATTTTTTAAGGTGTCTAGTTCAAATAATTCGCAACAGGAAGAATACCAAATGCGTTGCTTCCGTTTCCCCCAATCAAACCTTTCACAACTAAAGTCAAGTTTCGCCTTCTTGAGAATTGTTGACTAATCGTACCCGTTGCCGGCATAGTGTAACTTGCAAGTAAGTTACCTGATACGTCTCTAATTTGGAATATATTGCCACTTGGTGGGAGTATTGCTGGAAATGACTGTGTACTAAATTCTGTCACCTGCTTATACACAACTCCGGAAAAGATATTTACTGTAGGGGCGTTTCCAATTGTTAGACTTAACGCCGAACTGTTTGGTGACATATTAACCAACCGAATCCGGATCACGTCTTCAGTAGGATAGGGTTGAATATTATCTTTTACCCAGACAGACTCTGGAGCAAACGGTGTTCCTCCTAAGAAAAGCGAATAGAGTCCGCCGCTTTCAATATCTTTATTTTCATTAAAGTAAGGAGCATTAGGTGTACTGCTTGCATACAATTTCAGTGGCATTGAATTGCCAGCCTTTAGTGTAAAAAAATAATAATTCATTACTGAGCAACTATCACGTAGATAATCATTAAGTCTTACTATATTACCTCCTATTACTACGTTTGACACGTTCAATGAGGCAATTGGCGTTATTTCTATTGGATCTTCTTTACAACCAGATACTGTCAAGAAAATTACAGCAAAGGCAAAAAATGTTTTGTTTAGATACTTTTTCATACTACTGTTATTTATATCCCTCATTCTGTTTAAGGTTTGGATTATTGGAAATATCGGTGGCTGGAAGAGGGTAATATTGCTGGTAAGATTGCCAATCACTTCCACCTTTAAGGGGTGTAACATCCTTCATAACTTTGTCTACGGTTCCCGTTCGCTTTAAGTCAAACCATCGGTGCCCCCATTCGGTAAAAAGTTCCACTCTTCTCTCTTTTATGATTGCATCCAACATCTCGCTTTTCGTTGTTGCACTAGTACCTGATAGTCCGGCACGATTTCGGATAACGTTGAGCATCATCCCAGCACCACTATCTCCGGCGATTCGATTTAACTGTGCACGGGCCTCTGCGCAGATTAAATATTGTTCGGCAAGTCGCATCACCATGCTGTATTCAGTTACTGGTGGAGAAGAAATTGCGCGGTATTTATAGGGATAATAATAGATATCTGTACCAATACTTAAAGTGCGTATCCAGCTTGTCCTACGTTTATCGCCAGGTTCGAAAGCTGTTAGAATAAGTGGATTCAAATAAAATGGATAGGATACATTAGGAGCCGTTGTAAGGATTAGCGTTCTAGCTTCATCTGTATTCCAGCCGGCAACAGTAGGTTGTAGTTGCCAAATTGCCTCAGAATTTACGGCTGATGCATTGGTAGTCAAACTCGCCAAAAAAACATCATCCAATGATGTTTTCAATTCATACATAGTCTTATTAGCGATGACTTCTGCTGATAGTTGTTCAGCCAATGAATAATCACCATGATAAAGGTAAATCCTAGCTAGTAATGCTTTTGCGACCCAACTGTTAGGTTTGATTCTATATCCTATGGTCTTAATCGTTACAGCATCTGCCTCTGTGTATGCCGGATTAAGCTCGGCCTGGGCTTCAATCAGGTCCTTAATCATTTGTTGGTAAATCAATTCCTTAGGTGCTTTCGATGCTTTTGCGTTAATACGATAATCATCAGACGTAATCAAAGGAACATCACCATAAAACTGTACTAGATAAAAATAGAAGAATGCCCTTAAAAACTTGGCTTCACCTATTAATTGTTTTTTTACAGCGCTTGTTAACGACGACTTTGTAGGATCTTCTTCGTAAGTTTTCGCGGTAGATAATTTTGAAATTGCAACATTAGTTTTGTACACATTACTATAGAGTTGCTGCCAAAATACGATACTGGAGCCTTGATTTGATTGAATATTATTTGTATATAATGACGCATAGAGACCCGGTACAGATGGATTGTAGTAGGAAAGCTCATCCGCACTGAGACCTCCAATGGTTGATATTCCAAGAGTACCATTCGATAATCCCATTTCAGCATAGATACCATTGACGAAAGCTATCGCTGTTTCACTTGAAGCGAATACGACTTCTGATGATATTTTGGTAACGGGCGGATCAATTTCCGTCCATTTCCGGCAAGAGCTAAGCACAAATGTGCTTAAATATAATATGATAGCATATTTGATTTTATTTTTCATATTTACTAGTTTAAAATTTTTAAAATCTGGCTTGCAAACCAGCGACTATTGTTCTTACCGGAGGTAATGCTGTCGGACCGCTCTCGGGATCTAATCCACTATATCCTGTTATTGTGGCCAAATTTTGCGCTTGTAAGCTAATGCTACAGCTCTTCATCCTTATTTTACTTGCCCAGCTTTCTGGTAATTGCCAGGAAAGCGCTACATTCTGCAACCTTATATAACTGCCGTCGACATAATTAGCATCTGAGTTTAAGTAGTTACCTGGCGGTATTAGACCATTTACGATTTTGGCCATTGTGGCTATATCGCCCGGATTTTGCCATCTTTTAAGTTCAAGAAATGCAGTTGTAATGTTATTGTTGTTTGAAAGTGTCCCAGGATAATTGTTAACGGATACCCCAAGATATCTAGCTATGAGTTGTTTTTTGAAACTGAATGAGAAACTAGCATTAAAGTTTCCATAGCTGAAACTTTGTTGCATGCCACCCATTAAAGTTGGGTAAAGGTTTTGTAAAACCTTTTTGTCAAGACCTACTCGAAAATCACCACCATTATTCGTGTTAACGGTTGGATTACCATTGGCATCCTCACTAACAAAACGGCCTGTAAGAGGATCTACACCTGAAAATTTTAAAGTATAAAATGAATTTAAAGGTTGCCCGACCTCAAGCGCGGATGTAACAGGACTTAATAAATCATCGTAAGCCGGGAAAGATAATAGTTTATTTTTTGGAAAGGTAAAATTGATACTACTATTCCATAAAAAATTTCTTGTTTTGACATTCGTAGAACTTAGGGTCAACTCCTTACTAACATTCTGTACAACTCCCGGAAAATTGATATAGACATTGTTAAAGCCTACTATAGAAGGCAGAACCGTTTGTTGAAGCAAATTACTGCTTTTATTTATTGCGTAATTCAAAGAAATATTGAGTCTATCCTTAAGAAGACCTAACTCAATACCCAAATTAATTTTTTTTGTTAATTCCCATTGCAGCTTGTTATTGGTTAACCCCAGAATTGTTAATGAGCCGATATTATGGTAAGGGACCTCAACTTCTCTAGAAATATCAAACAGATCCATAAAAGTATAGTCACCGATTTGGTCACTACCTGTGGTGCCGTAACTACCCTTAAATTTTCCGAAGCTTAAAAAACCTACATGTTCTTTAAACCAAGTTTCCTCACTAAATATCCAACCTGTACCTATCGACCAAAAAGCATGCGTGCTGTTATCTGGACCAAAGCGGCTACTGGCATCGTTGCGCACAGTCAAATTCAAAAGATATTTGTCTGCATAGTTGTATTCAGACCTCGCAAAAATTGCATTATATTTGTATTCGTTGGCAATTTGGGTGATAAAGCCCGGAATTCCAGCCGAAGCATTTACTATCAGATTATCGCTTGGTTGTCCGCTAATCTGTAATTCCTTACCATTGCTCAAACTTTGCT
Proteins encoded in this region:
- a CDS encoding RagB/SusD family nutrient uptake outer membrane protein translates to MKNKIKYAIILYLSTFVLSSCRKWTEIDPPVTKISSEVVFASSETAIAFVNGIYAEMGLSNGTLGISTIGGLSADELSYYNPSVPGLYASLYTNNIQSNQGSSIVFWQQLYSNVYKTNVAISKLSTAKTYEEDPTKSSLTSAVKKQLIGEAKFLRAFFYFYLVQFYGDVPLITSDDYRINAKASKAPKELIYQQMIKDLIEAQAELNPAYTEADAVTIKTIGYRIKPNSWVAKALLARIYLYHGDYSLAEQLSAEVIANKTMYELKTSLDDVFLASLTTNASAVNSEAIWQLQPTVAGWNTDEARTLILTTAPNVSYPFYLNPLILTAFEPGDKRRTSWIRTLSIGTDIYYYPYKYRAISSPPVTEYSMVMRLAEQYLICAEARAQLNRIAGDSGAGMMLNVIRNRAGLSGTSATTKSEMLDAIIKERRVELFTEWGHRWFDLKRTGTVDKVMKDVTPLKGGSDWQSYQQYYPLPATDISNNPNLKQNEGYK
- a CDS encoding DUF4397 domain-containing protein is translated as MKKYLNKTFFAFAVIFLTVSGCKEDPIEITPIASLNVSNVVIGGNIVRLNDYLRDSCSVMNYYFFTLKAGNSMPLKLYASSTPNAPYFNENKDIESGGLYSLFLGGTPFAPESVWVKDNIQPYPTEDVIRIRLVNMSPNSSALSLTIGNAPTVNIFSGVVYKQVTEFSTQSFPAILPPSGNIFQIRDVSGNLLASYTMPATGTISQQFSRRRNLTLVVKGLIGGNGSNAFGILPVANYLN